A stretch of the Helicoverpa armigera isolate CAAS_96S chromosome 5, ASM3070526v1, whole genome shotgun sequence genome encodes the following:
- the LOC126054972 gene encoding trypsin, alkaline B yields the protein MRFIIFLALLGTALANPRSMSRIVGGTPTSISAYPYMTNMQRNVLGIWWAQSCGGSLLTRTSVLSAAHCFHGDFAWQWRAVLGSSLSDSEDIVHTLNRVILHPQYDHSALNFDVAILHFNNPAVYSNNVQAGSIAGSNYHVADGATVTHIGWGRLWDQGPTSQQLMRVDVNIINHQLCTERYAYLKSQENYGWLPDVTSNMLCAGVLNEGGRDACGGDSGGPLLHNHVIVGITSWGYRCAHPLYPGVNARVSYFSNWIVANA from the exons ATGCGTTTCATCATCTTCTTGGCCCTTTTGGGCACCGCTTTGG cGAACCCAAGGAGCATGAGCCGTATAGTCGGGGGCACACCTACTTCCATCTCGGCGTATCCTTACATGACGAACATGCAGAGAAACGTCCTGGGTATCTGGTGGGCGCAAAGTTGCGGAGGATCTCTCCTCACTAGAACCTCCGTGCTCTCCGCTGCTCACTGCTTCCA cGGTGATTTTGCTTGGCAATGGCGCGCAGTCCTCGGTAGTTCTCTCTCAGACAGCGAAGACATCGTGCACACACTCAACCGAGTTATTCTACACCCGCAATACGACCACAGTGCTCTGAACTTCGACGTAGCCATCCTGCACTTCAACAACCCAGCCGTTTACTCTAACAACGTGCAGGCCGGTAGCATCGCTGGATCTAACTACCACGTTGCAGATGGAGCCACTGTCACTCATATCGGATGGGGCAGACTTTGG gatCAAGGGCCGACATCCCAGCAGCTTATGCGCGTCGACGTGAACATCATCAACCACCAACTTTGCACAGAACGTTACGCCTATCTGAAGTCTCAGGAGAACTATGGCTGGTTGCCCGACGTGACGAGCAACATGCTTTGTGCTGGGGTCTTAAACGAGGGTGGTCGGGACGCCTGCGGGGGAGACTCCGGCGGTCCCCTGCTACACAACCATGTTATCGTCGGAATAACCTCGTGGGGCTATAGATGCGCACATCCCCTCTACCCCGGTGTGAATGCTCGTGTTTCGTATTTCTCTAACTGGATTGTGGCCAATGCTTAG
- the LOC110383743 gene encoding alpha/beta-tubulin-N-acetyltransferase 9 — translation MKLNSNTKIVGKNLVLVPYREYHVPRYHEWMQSVELQKLTASEPLTLEEEYEMQRSWREDEDKCTFIILDKDIYEKSNDETDAMIGDTNIFITDNELAAGEIEIMIAEESARGKKFGWEAVILMFLYGIKHINIKLFEAKISLTNTISIKMFNKLGFQEKSVSEVFQEVTLEKKVNDEWIRWLNEQAQYEIQTC, via the exons ATGAAATTAAACAGTAACACTAAAATAGTTGGAAAGAACTTGGTACTCGTACCATACAGAGAATATCATGTGCCCAG GTACCACGAGTGGATGCAATCTGTAGAACTGCAGAAACTAACAGCATCGGAACCATTGACATTAGAGGAGGAATACGAAATGCAAAGGTCTTGGCGTGAAGATGAAGACA aatgcacttttataatattagacaaagatatttatgaaaaaagtaatGATGAAACAG atgCAATGATTGGAGACACAAATATATTCATAACTGACAATGAGCTTGCAGCAGGTGAAATAGAAATTATGATAGCGGAGGAGTCAGCCCGTGGCAAAAAGTTTGGATGGGAAGCTGTTATTTTAATGTTCCTTTATggaataaaacatataaatataaaactatttgaagCAAAAATATCTCTGACTAACACTATCAGTatcaaaatgtttaataaattaggtTTTCAGGAAAAGTCAGTTAGTGAAGTGTTCCAAGAAGTCACCTTGGAAAAGAAAGTTAATGATGAATGGATTAGATGGTTGAATGAACAAGCACAATATGAAATACAAACATGTTGA
- the LOC110370304 gene encoding protein canopy homolog 3 has product MFFRILCVYLFVTTQTLCRDDTEVKSEEDVGVKYANRCEVCKILATELQGRLEETGKVHDVIEIGYSLDDVQPKKKTKYQKSELRLIESLEGVCDKILEYNIHKERQDSTRFAKGMSQTFKTLHGLVDKGVKVDLGIPFELWDKPSAEITHMKTQCESLLEENEGAVEDWYWNHQGEVDLTKHLCTRHALQGTDDSCLNEKLTTAKGERSKTEL; this is encoded by the coding sequence ATGTTTTTCAGAATATTGTGTGTGTATTTATTCGTCACGACTCAAACCTTATGTCGTGATGATACGGAGGTGAAATCAGAAGAAGACGTTGGAGTTAAATATGCGAACCGGTGTGAGGTATGCAAAATTTTAGCTACCGAACTGCAAGGAAGGCTCGAAGAGACCGGCAAAGTACACGATGTCATTGAAATTGGATACTCCCTTGACGACGTGCAACCTAAGAAGAAGACTAAATACCAGAAATCGGAACTAAGACTGATTGAATCATTGGAGGGAGTTTGTGACAAGATTTTGGAATATAACATTCACAAAGAGCGTCAGGATAGTACCAGATTCGCTAAAGGTATGAGTCAAACATTCAAGACTTTACACGGGTTGGTCGACAAAGGAGTGAAAGTGGACCTAGGAATTCCATTTGAGTTGTGGGATAAGCCTTCCGCTGAGATAACACACATGAAAACACAGTGTGAAAGTCTTTTGGAGGAGAATGAAGGAGCAGTTGAAGATTGGTATTGGAATCATCAAGGAGAGGTTGATCTGACCAAGCACTTGTGTACACGACATGCCCTCCAGGGAACTGATGACTCATGCTTGAATGAAAAGTTGACCACTGCTAAGGGGGAGAGAAGCAAGACGGAACTATGA
- the LOC126055002 gene encoding uncharacterized protein LOC126055002 — MTMNQYETERRLCWSYLFVVVFLAVSVLCVGIPYNHWRTTLDVCPGGYFENTNCGCILYGVSTFQYFNGGHNSYCLYAVFAPLPVIVYAIVMALFHMYRVCINNVGQYEDEKSTTMEEIEGESIVVSTRTRVSRSNDSVIYCWIPTSCIAGLFAVYSLVHAAILTDGFLKTCTQYRGYLVRELRATGDHATAIHFRLACQAIYDFMDYLQKDAPNSRRGDFINTGVSLHLAVIAAWAAVAVWISIIVYTAMRAFKERHVLTCCGN; from the exons ATGACGATGAATCAATACGAAACAGAACGTCGTCTGTGTTGGAGCTACTTGTTTGTAGTGGTATTCCTCGCCGTGTCTGTCTTATGTGTGGGAATACCGTACAACCACTGGCGGACCACGCTGGACGTGTGTCCCGGCGGTTACTTTGAGAACACCAACTGCGGCTGCATTCTGTACGGAGTCAGCACATTCCAGTACTTCAATGGAGGTCACAACTCATACTGCCTGTATGCCGTGTTCGCGCCTTTGCCTGTTATTGTCTATGCCATAGTGATGGCACTGTTCCATATGTACAGAGTGTGTATCAACAATGTTGGACAGTATGAGGATGAGAAGTCTACAACCATGGAGGAAAT TGAGGGTGAGTCAATAGTAGTGAGCACAAGGACGAGAGTGAGCAGGAGCAATGACTCAGTCATATACTGCTGGATACCCACATCGTGTATAGCTGGACTGTTTGCTGTGTACTCTTTGGTACATGCTGCCATATTAACTGATGGCTTCCTAAAGACCTGTACGCAATATAGAGGATATTTAGTCAGG GAGCTGCGAGCCACAGGGGACCACGCGACCGCGATACACTTTCGTCTAGCTTGCCAGGCAATTTACGACTTTATGGACTACTTGCAAAAGGACGCGCCGAACAGCCGCCGCGGTGATTTCATCAACACAGGTGTCTCCTTGCATTTGGCAGTCATCGCCGCTTGGGCAGCTGTGGCCGTCTGGATATCTATCATTGTGTACACAGCAATGAGGGCGTTCAAAGAGAGACATGTACTCACGTGTTGTGGGaactaa
- the LOC110371747 gene encoding prostatic acid phosphatase produces the protein MYSIIRDSVPMEYDNDENTWRRPSTPKVERSACHQIPKRSTTVAVVVLGLAVLSCLLGYCVLSETLPYESKTLRLVIIFFRHGARTPVQPYNSDPYKNYQWPDGLGGLTNAGKLQLYELGKKYRSYYANFIPEEYCEKDVFIRSSDKSRCLMSAYTFLAGLYPPTERQMWHPELPWQPIPVHSLPKKLDNIVAATKPCKIWKAMYEEKLAEKNEDPKFAELFDYLSRHTNQSMRSVLPVDFLYSTLLAEQDAGLKLPEWTRTVFPSKMRTPFMLSLALLSYNETMQRLKVGPLLKEMKQNLDETVRHENVDRSLYVYSGHDVNVVSLWRAFGFNDLLEPEYGASIVIELHEDIEQESFFVKTFYRNNTKVEVPLELKLPFCDDPCTYTQFSQHISKFIPDDWETECGNVDK, from the exons ATGTACTCAATAATACGGGACTCAGTGCCAATGGAGTACGATAATGACGAGAATACTTGGCGGAGGCCGTCGACGCCGAAGGTGGAGCGCTCAGCATGTCACCAGATCCCCAAGAGGTCCACAACCGTGGCTGTGGTAGTGCTAGGGTTGGCAGTACTGAGCTGTCTGCTGGGCTACTGTGTGCTCAGCGAAACCCTGCCTTATGAATCTAAGACACTGCGCCttgttattatt TTTTTCCGACATGGTGCCAGGACTCCAGTGCAGCCTTACAACAGTGACCCGTACAAAAACTACCAATGGCCCGATGGACTTGGTGGACTCACTAAT GCTGGCAAGCTTCAACTGTATGAATTAGGCAAGAAGTACAGAAGTTACTATGCCAACTTTATACCTGAAGAGTACTGTGAGAAGGATGTCTTTATACGCAGCAGCGACAAGTCCCGGTGTCTCATGAGCGCCTACACATTCCTGGCTGGACTGTACCCTCCCACGGAGAGGCAGATGTGGCATCCAGAGCTGCCGTGGCAGCCTATACCTGTGCATTCACTGCCCAAGAAACTGGACAAT ATAGTTGCTGCAACGAAACCTTGTAAAATATGGAAAGCAATGTACGAGGAGAAACTGGCTGAAAAGAATGAAGATCCAAAGTTTGCCGAACTTTTTGATTACTTGAGTAGACACACGAACCAGAGTATGCGCAGTGTGTTGCCTGTAGACTTTCTATACAGTACTCTCCTAGCGGAGCAAGATGCAGGCCTGAAGCTTCCAGAATGGACGAGAACAGTGTTCCCCAGCAAAATGCGGACACCATTCATGCTGAGTTTGGCTCTGCTGTCTTATAATGAGACGATGCAGAGGCTAAAAGTTG gtCCACTTCTAAAAGAAATGAAGCAAAACCTCGATGAAACAGTTCGACACGAGAACGTAGACCGCTCTCTTTACGTGTATTCTGGTCATGACGTCAATGTGGTGTCGCTTTGGCGCGCTTTCGGGTTCAATGACCTGCTGGAGCCGGAGTACGGCGCCAGCATCGTGATCGAACTACATGAAGACATTGAGCAGGAGTCATTCTTTGTTAAG ACATTCTACCGCAACAACACGAAAGTGGAAGTTCCTCTGGAACTGAAGTTACCATTCTGCGATGATCCCTGCACGTACACTCAATTCAGTCAGCACATCAGTAAGTTTATACCGGACGACTGGGAGACCGAGTGCGGTAATGTAGACAAGTAA